The Vigna unguiculata cultivar IT97K-499-35 chromosome 11, ASM411807v1, whole genome shotgun sequence genomic sequence CCAACAGTGTTGAAATTTTTAAGTTCAAATTTGTGGTTCATACTTCTCATAAATGAAGATATAGAAAAGCTCAAACTTAACTTTAAGACTCCAAATACAAAATAAGACAGATTTTAAGCTGGAACATGCCATTCTCAATGTCTTGCCATTAGATCTCTGATCAAGGCCAGGATCTCACCTCGCATGCTGGCAACCGCAGAAGAAGTAACCTGATCCTTCACAGCAGAAAACCACAAATCATTCATATCCGCATTCTTATGATTTGCATGCCAGTTGCATATTGTTCTTGCTGTGGCTGTCACATATAAACCACAGTCATAACCATTATCTTGCATGGGTGAATTAGTGCATTCCTGAAAGCTAGCCTCAGAAGCTGATCCAGAGGATCCCATGTATCCAGCAACAGCTTTATAGAGTTTCTTGGCAGGTGCTGCATTCATACCTCTGCAACTATCATGGTGAACAAACACATTAGCATTGCGGCAATATGCAACTAAGCTCCAATGAGAACCACCTTCAGCTCTGTCAACATCATCATTGTCATTGATGGGGAACATAACCAGTGCCTTATCAGACAAATGCAGGGGTTCTATGAAATCACCGAGAGACTCAACCACAGGACATTGCATTATCCAAAATGCAATGGATGGTGGAACCAGCAGTATATCCTCAGAGGAATGGCTTGAACAAAGATAACTGAAATAAAACTCAATAATCCTATCATTCAAATAATATGGACCACTAAGGATTTCAAGATCTGATTGTCTAAGCACCACATCATTGTAGCCGAGAATCTTCTCATCTGCTCGTGATTTCTTCATCCTAGTAAGAAGGCTAGCATGGTGAAAACAAATTAGGACAAATCTAAACCAAATTATCACCTACAATCtccaaaggaaaagaaaagggaaaGGCACATAGAGCTAGCAATTGTGCTATTTCATGTTCTAATAGCTAAAGTACAACATGCAATACCTTAAAAGTgtgagaaaaataaacaaacaatcTATTATTGCTTGGGGTTCTTCTACACATCCGCAAAGACATTACAGTTCTCAATATGTTATTTAGTATAAATCCAAATtgtcaaatttttgtttaagttgGAAGATGTTTCTCCAGACATCAGAATTTCTGATGGTAAAACTAAATTACCTTCAATCATCAACagcagaaaataaaaatcaagaacaaCTTCATAAGAGAAGAAATAATTCAGAAAATCAAATAGATGTGTTTAGGTTTAAACTTTCATTCTATAGGGATTTGGTCGAATGAATAATGGTTGCAACCGTTTATACATCGATTGGGTCAAGAGATGAGTAATCTTGTTTCTACCTATTAAAacttatgttaatttattttcatcagaAATGGTCTCCGGAGAAAGAAGTTTGGGGGCAAACTATTAAACTCCAACTTcaaataatggaaaaaaaaaaaaaaccttgtttgttttgttatatatCAAACCTAATCTTGCAGTATCTTGGAATTTAAATTGGAACACATTGGTATAtgtgaaaataatgaaaagaaagagaaaatgcaaGAATCAATCAAAGCTATACCAGATAATGACGCACAGTTACAGAGATTGCGCAAGTAGAGGTGAACAATTGCGATGCCACTGCGTCAGAGAAAATTGAAGATGAAAGTACTATTTATAGCATGTGATGTGTCAAACAGTGCTGCTTTTGACATGAAAGGttaattttcttcttcattctcTTTACATTCATGGTTGCAAGATTTTAACATGAACcaagatttataaaataaaattttataaattagaaattaatatttgcaacttaaaaacttaaatgataaaatttattaaatataagtttattttagttatatatatttaaattatggtAAAGATGAAAAGCACTACTTGTATTCTATACTTACActgtttaagaaaaataacaacaGACTCATTTCTCTaccattttatataattttctacCCATttgtacttcttcttttttctgtctatttttccttgtttttcatctttttttctaactaattttcatatattttctatttatttttaccctttagttttttaaactaaatttattttttctataaattttcttattcattTGTCTTTAttccttcaaatattttttttaatttcttttgtatttGCTCAATTTCTTTCACAATCATTAACTTGATCTTTCAATagttaatttaaatgaattttataaatcactttttgtttatttagttagtatgtataatttttttaaaaatgttttcaaatttgaagttATATTTAAACATGATGCTTGATGATTATCACGAAATTCATGGTCTCACACTTCTTTGAATCTTATGCATTGAACAAACTCAAACTCTTAACAACTATGAAACCCATATTTAAGATTAAGTGAAAGCTCAAAATTCAATACAAGAGTTAAAAAATCCATgacaacaataaaaattaaattgaccTAGGAACTTCATAAAagatgataattaatatatatataatagagatGCAGGGTTTAACATATGAAGGTTAATGGGAGGGAGATGCTAATCAATGTATTGTTTGTTTGGAATAGAAGAGAAGGACCAATTGTTAGACTTTGAATAAAATatccacaaatttgattatcatTTGAGATGAGAGAGATGTTTTGTTAAGATTTTTTCctcaattgttttaattttatcaagaATTTTCTATTTGTTGTGATAATTCTTAAAGGTTATAAAACTTTATTGTTTGTGATGTctatttttatgtctttttcAATCTAATGGTAATTTTGtatgtcaaaattttcattttccaattcTACAAGTTTTAGACTTCATAATTGATAACATCATTATCTAAATTTCATATATGTTcatataatttcattataaattaCATCTACATTTTGATTAGgttcaaaattcattgaaactaaaaataatattcatcatTAATAAGTCTTTCATTTCGATGTTTGAGTAACTTCACTTATAATCTCTATTGCTAGAGTTTCAAGTTATCATTTGATTTAAGCATCACgcaatttttgaataaaattacgCATATATTAAATACTCACTGCTTAAACtacaataattacaaaaaaaaaaactattttacttACACCATCACAGACTTTCATAAATTTCACATATATTAACAAACACAAATTCTTAATAATCACATGTCAATATTGTAATCTAATTCATCATACATATGATGTACTAATGCAACTAATATGTTTTTTCCACATCTAAATAACTTCTTTTACCTAAAAGTAACATGTGTGTACAAGTAAAATCTTTCTTATacaatgtataaaaaattatatacaagaCTTTATAGTAATCTTAGTGTCAAATCTTTTACCAACATCCTTTTTACCGAAACGAACAAGAAAGGAAACTAAATCTCTGTAAGAAACGAACTACTTGTCAAATCAATAATTAGATT encodes the following:
- the LOC114168687 gene encoding NEDD8-specific protease 1, with amino-acid sequence MKKSRADEKILGYNDVVLRQSDLEILSGPYYLNDRIIEFYFSYLCSSHSSEDILLVPPSIAFWIMQCPVVESLGDFIEPLHLSDKALVMFPINDNDDVDRAEGGSHWSLVAYCRNANVFVHHDSCRGMNAAPAKKLYKAVAGYMGSSGSASEASFQECTNSPMQDNGYDCGLYVTATARTICNWHANHKNADMNDLWFSAVKDQVTSSAVASMRGEILALIRDLMARH